The sequence AATACTGGGACAACAAGGAGCCTGGCCTCTACGTCGACGTGGTTTCCGGCGAGCCGCTCTTCGCATCCTTCGACAAGTTCGACAGCGGGACGGGATGGCCGAGTTTCACGCGGCCCCTGGAGGCTGCAAACGTCGTCGAGAACGTTGACAGCTCGCACGGCATGGCACGGACGGAGGTTCGCTCCAAGCACGGCGACAGCCACCTTGGCCACGTTTTCCCGGATGGGCCGCGCGACAAGGGCGGGTTGAGGTACTGCATGAACTCGGCCTCCTTGAGATTCATCCACCGCGACCAATTGGAGAGCGAGGGCTACGGCGCGTACGCAAAGCTCTTCGCAAAGCAGGAGGCCTGACGATGGCAGCGACTACAGAACGCGCAATCCTGGCAGGGGGGTGCTTTTGGGGAATGCAGCAACTGGTGCGACGCCTGCCCGGTGTCGTCTCAACGCAGGTTGGGTACTCGGGCGGCGACGTCAAGAACGCCACGTACAGCAACCACGGCACGCACACAGAAGCGATCGAGATCACGTTCGACCCGGGTCAGACGAACTTCCGCGACCTGCTGGAGTTCTTCTTCCAGATCCACGACCCGACGACCCCCAACCGGCAGGGAAACGACAGAGGCGCGAGCTACAGGTCGGCGATTTTCTACACGAGCGAGGAACAACGCCGCGTCGCCGAGGACACCATCGCCGACGTGGAGGCCTCAGGGCTGTGGCCGGACAAGGTGGTGACGGAGGTATCGCCCGCTGGCGACTTCTGGGTGGCCGAGCCCGAGCACCAGGACTACCTGGAACGTTACCCGAATGGCTACACCTGCCACTTCGTCCGCCCGCAGTGGAAGCTTCCGCGCAGAAGCGCCGCCTGAGGGCGGCGCAGGGACGTGTGGACGGTGCCGGACGCAGCCTTACTTCGCTTCGTGAAACGAGCGGTGCGACGCACCCTCGCCAATACCCGCGCTTCCGCGGGTCTCCGTCTGGCGGAGCACGCTTAGCTTCGCCATAGCCGGCGAAACCACAAGGAGAGACGGGATGACCACGAACAAGATCGTCCAGAACATGGAAGTGATCGGCGCGGACGGTGTTCACGTCGGCAATGTCGACGGTGTCGCCAACGGTCGCATCAGGCTCGCCAAGCGCGACAGCGGCGAGGGCCAGCACAAGGGCCACGCGCATTTCATCGACCTCGGGCTGATCGCCGACGTCGAGGGGCAAAGGGTTCGCCTCTCGGCAAACGCGGCGGTAGCGGTGACGTTCGAAGAGGAGCAATCGGGAAAGCCCGTCTGACGAAAGAAGACCCGACGACCCTGGCCACGCGCGAGGCATAAAAAAGCGCGAACCGACGACAGGAAACCGTTTCGCAGGCATGGTGCATGCACTGCTTGAGCCGACTGGAGAGGAAAAGGC is a genomic window of Bradyrhizobium sp. CB1717 containing:
- the msrB gene encoding peptide-methionine (R)-S-oxide reductase MsrB, which gives rise to MAIYRKNLEAVSKLTPEQYRVTQTAGTERPFANEYWDNKEPGLYVDVVSGEPLFASFDKFDSGTGWPSFTRPLEAANVVENVDSSHGMARTEVRSKHGDSHLGHVFPDGPRDKGGLRYCMNSASLRFIHRDQLESEGYGAYAKLFAKQEA
- the msrA gene encoding peptide-methionine (S)-S-oxide reductase MsrA, producing MAATTERAILAGGCFWGMQQLVRRLPGVVSTQVGYSGGDVKNATYSNHGTHTEAIEITFDPGQTNFRDLLEFFFQIHDPTTPNRQGNDRGASYRSAIFYTSEEQRRVAEDTIADVEASGLWPDKVVTEVSPAGDFWVAEPEHQDYLERYPNGYTCHFVRPQWKLPRRSAA
- a CDS encoding DUF2171 domain-containing protein gives rise to the protein MTTNKIVQNMEVIGADGVHVGNVDGVANGRIRLAKRDSGEGQHKGHAHFIDLGLIADVEGQRVRLSANAAVAVTFEEEQSGKPV